One segment of Chloroflexota bacterium DNA contains the following:
- a CDS encoding amidinotransferase — MGETGYSEQGEKWFADEGPFAGQIQQYWGDWGCASEVAPLRAVMLRRPGAEIESVTDAAQWRWLDVMDPDKARAQFDALADTYRRHGVRVALVEEMRPDRPNALFQRDSTFMTPEGAIIARHAMPFRRGEERYAAATLAKLGVPIVRTVTGTGVFEGACAMWVDRQTVILGTGVRCNAEGARQVSEVLRNMGVTEILPFQIPYGHAHVDGLMNMLDHKLCMVFAWQVPHEVVMALHKRGFEVLEAPSIDEVKESMGMNWVALAPRKVLLPKGNPVTRKLLESKDVEVIEMDVSELMKGWGAIHCMSVFLKRDMAG, encoded by the coding sequence ATGGGCGAGACAGGCTATTCCGAACAGGGCGAGAAATGGTTTGCCGACGAAGGGCCGTTCGCCGGGCAAATCCAACAGTACTGGGGCGACTGGGGCTGCGCGTCCGAAGTGGCCCCGCTGCGCGCGGTGATGCTGCGGCGGCCGGGCGCGGAGATCGAGTCGGTCACCGATGCCGCGCAGTGGCGCTGGCTCGACGTGATGGATCCCGACAAGGCGCGCGCGCAGTTCGACGCGCTGGCCGACACGTATCGCCGGCACGGCGTGCGCGTCGCACTGGTGGAGGAGATGCGGCCTGACCGGCCGAACGCGCTGTTCCAACGTGACTCGACGTTCATGACGCCGGAAGGCGCGATTATCGCGCGCCACGCCATGCCGTTCCGGCGCGGCGAGGAGCGCTACGCGGCGGCGACGCTGGCAAAGCTCGGCGTGCCGATCGTGCGAACCGTGACGGGCACCGGCGTGTTCGAAGGCGCGTGCGCGATGTGGGTGGACCGCCAGACGGTCATCCTCGGAACCGGCGTGCGCTGCAACGCCGAAGGCGCGCGGCAGGTCAGCGAGGTGCTACGCAACATGGGCGTGACCGAGATCCTGCCGTTCCAGATCCCGTACGGGCATGCGCACGTGGATGGCCTGATGAACATGCTCGACCACAAGCTGTGCATGGTCTTTGCCTGGCAGGTGCCGCATGAGGTCGTGATGGCGCTGCACAAGCGCGGCTTCGAGGTGCTCGAAGCGCCGTCGATCGACGAAGTCAAAGAGAGCATGGGCATGAACTGGGTCGCGCTCGCGCCGCGCAAGGTGCTGCTGCCGAAGGGCAACCCGGTCACGCGCAAATTGCTGGAGAGCAAGGACGTCGAAGTGATCGAAATGGACGTCAGTGAGTTGATGAAGGGCTGGGGCGCGATTCACTGCATGAGCGTGTTCCTCAAACGCGATATGGCGGGCTAA
- a CDS encoding peptidase E — MKQIIALGGGGFSSEPDNPLLEHYILKQAGKERPRVCYLPNATADPVNATLAFYVAFAALDCRMTHLNLYKPPTADLRSFLLEQDIIRVGGGNTKTMLATWREWGLDSILREAWERGIILSGVSAGQICWFEQGLTDSIPGPFTALSCLGFLPGSCSPHFDSEVNRRPTMLRLVASGAMLPGIAADDGAGLHYIDDQLHKIVTSRPNARAYAIERSGATATERPLDVTYLGAA, encoded by the coding sequence ATGAAACAGATCATTGCGCTGGGCGGCGGCGGGTTCTCGTCGGAACCAGACAATCCGCTGCTGGAGCATTACATCCTGAAGCAGGCAGGCAAGGAGCGGCCGCGCGTCTGCTACTTGCCGAACGCGACGGCCGACCCAGTGAACGCCACGCTGGCGTTCTACGTGGCGTTTGCGGCGCTGGACTGCCGCATGACGCACCTGAACCTCTACAAGCCGCCGACCGCCGACCTGCGTTCGTTCCTGCTCGAGCAGGACATCATCCGCGTCGGCGGCGGCAATACCAAGACGATGCTGGCGACCTGGCGCGAGTGGGGACTCGACTCGATTCTGCGCGAGGCGTGGGAGCGAGGCATTATTCTGTCGGGCGTGAGCGCCGGTCAAATCTGCTGGTTCGAGCAGGGGCTGACGGATTCGATTCCGGGGCCGTTCACGGCACTGAGCTGCCTCGGCTTCCTACCCGGCAGTTGCTCGCCGCACTTCGACAGTGAAGTGAACCGGCGGCCGACGATGCTGCGGTTGGTGGCAAGCGGCGCGATGCTGCCGGGCATCGCCGCTGACGACGGCGCAGGGCTGCACTACATCGACGACCAACTGCACAAGATCGTCACGTCGCGCCCGAACGCGCGCGCGTATGCCATCGAGCGCAGCGGCGCGACAGCAACCGAGCGTCCGCTGGACGTGACGTATTTGGGCGCAGCGTAG
- a CDS encoding zinc ribbon domain-containing protein: MNTCPNCGNFLMPEAKACSRCGTPVGASAPSTPSVSADPLERFRQAENDFYRLKGQLDTGRIAKAQYERELQGLMVQDTQGRYWNLGAGSGRWHVFDGQQWAVADPYGGGNVPARVAPTSPPSLAEFPLVKTAPAQPPSLAAAPVARSGGRSLLIGCAGALILLVLVAAGVYGYGVLGIGRAEPAATAIVIVLPTATPTATAVPPTTTPVPPTATPTATAVPRTATPVPPTATAIPTASRTPTGTPTPTATATSTGTPVPTATTSAAARLRAQLDDAWGSGEWQRVVTLLEALRQLDPADLSIPGKLYAARVNYGAQLLTQGNLIGAMAQCQAALIINPSGVEALQCVAQATPPTATRVPPPPPPGPGPSLPTPTATATDAAPNINLYVSVRGYEKWGRPSVVDNWCTNYNDKDPVSRFTIDLTGINRTSQMLTSWYGTFYNSRGAVLSCYYPYDNSEYLPAIAPGATTNVTWAGYTDLNVYITEFRVKAFGWTYRWCFAPWDGHLIGCN; this comes from the coding sequence ATGAACACCTGTCCAAATTGCGGCAACTTCCTGATGCCCGAGGCGAAGGCCTGCAGTCGCTGCGGCACACCGGTCGGTGCATCGGCGCCTTCGACGCCGTCGGTCTCGGCGGACCCGCTCGAACGGTTCCGGCAGGCCGAGAACGACTTCTACCGGCTCAAAGGCCAGCTTGACACCGGGCGCATCGCCAAAGCGCAGTACGAGCGCGAGCTGCAGGGGTTGATGGTGCAGGATACCCAGGGCCGCTACTGGAATCTGGGGGCCGGCAGCGGGCGCTGGCACGTCTTCGACGGCCAGCAGTGGGCCGTCGCCGACCCGTACGGCGGAGGCAACGTGCCGGCTCGCGTTGCGCCCACATCGCCACCGTCCCTGGCCGAGTTTCCGCTGGTGAAGACCGCCCCGGCACAGCCGCCCTCGCTCGCCGCCGCGCCGGTCGCGCGCAGCGGCGGGCGCTCCCTCTTGATTGGTTGCGCCGGCGCGCTGATTCTGCTGGTGCTCGTCGCGGCCGGCGTCTACGGTTACGGGGTGCTTGGCATCGGGCGTGCAGAGCCGGCTGCTACCGCAATTGTGATTGTGCTGCCAACCGCAACGCCGACGGCCACCGCCGTGCCACCGACCACGACGCCCGTGCCGCCCACGGCAACGCCGACGGCCACCGCCGTGCCACGGACCGCGACGCCCGTGCCGCCCACAGCGACGGCCATTCCGACAGCGTCCCGCACCCCGACGGGAACGCCCACCCCGACTGCGACGGCCACCAGCACCGGCACGCCCGTTCCCACCGCGACCACGAGCGCCGCGGCACGCCTGAGAGCACAGCTTGACGATGCGTGGGGCAGCGGCGAGTGGCAGCGCGTGGTTACACTGCTGGAAGCGCTGCGCCAACTGGACCCCGCCGATCTGTCGATTCCGGGCAAACTGTACGCCGCGCGCGTCAATTATGGAGCCCAACTGCTAACGCAAGGCAACCTGATCGGCGCCATGGCGCAGTGTCAGGCCGCGCTGATCATCAATCCATCGGGCGTCGAAGCACTGCAGTGCGTCGCGCAGGCCACGCCGCCCACCGCGACACGCGTGCCGCCGCCACCGCCGCCCGGCCCCGGCCCGTCGCTCCCGACGCCGACGGCCACGGCCACCGATGCCGCGCCGAATATCAATCTATACGTGAGTGTGCGTGGCTATGAGAAGTGGGGACGACCGAGCGTGGTCGATAACTGGTGCACTAACTACAACGACAAAGACCCGGTCAGCCGCTTCACGATTGATCTGACCGGCATCAACCGCACGTCACAGATGCTGACCAGTTGGTACGGCACGTTCTATAACAGCCGGGGCGCCGTGCTGTCCTGTTACTACCCGTATGACAACAGCGAGTATTTGCCGGCGATCGCACCCGGCGCAACGACGAACGTCACGTGGGCCGGCTACACGGACCTCAATGTCTATATCACCGAGTTCCGCGTCAAAGCGTTTGGGTGGACATACCGCTGGTGCTTCGCACCATGGGATGGGCACCTGATCGGCTGCAACTAA
- a CDS encoding phosphoribosyltransferase: MWYVLPPSFERFLDRSDAGQRLAARLQAYAGRADVLTLGLPRGGVAIAAEIAAGLGVPLDVLVVRKLGVPGHDELAMGALTAGGRVLNDSVVAALGISDAVIAQVVAREQSEIARRERAYRAGLPPLDVRAKTVIVADDGLATGATMRAALMALRAQRPARLIVAVPVASPDACDQVRPLCDDLLCLHTPGDLHAIGLWYNDFSQLDDGAVIRIIETARHASASER; this comes from the coding sequence ATGTGGTATGTATTGCCGCCTTCGTTTGAACGGTTTCTGGACCGCAGCGATGCCGGGCAGCGGCTGGCCGCGCGCCTGCAAGCCTACGCCGGGCGCGCCGATGTCCTGACGCTCGGCTTGCCGCGCGGCGGGGTGGCCATTGCCGCGGAGATCGCCGCCGGCCTCGGCGTGCCGCTCGACGTCCTCGTCGTGCGCAAACTCGGCGTTCCCGGCCACGACGAACTCGCCATGGGCGCGCTGACCGCCGGCGGGCGCGTGCTGAACGATTCCGTCGTCGCGGCGTTGGGCATCTCCGACGCTGTCATCGCGCAGGTCGTCGCGCGCGAGCAGTCCGAGATCGCGCGCCGCGAGCGCGCGTATCGCGCCGGGCTGCCCCCGCTGGACGTGCGAGCGAAGACCGTGATCGTCGCCGATGACGGACTGGCGACCGGCGCAACGATGCGCGCCGCGCTCATGGCGCTGCGCGCGCAGCGTCCCGCGCGCCTGATCGTTGCGGTGCCGGTCGCGTCCCCGGATGCGTGCGACCAGGTGCGCCCGCTGTGCGACGACCTGCTCTGCCTCCACACGCCCGGTGACCTGCACGCCATCGGGCTTTGGTACAATGATTTCAGCCAACTGGATGACGGCGCGGTGATTCGCATCATCGAGACGGCTCGGCACGCCAGCGCTTCGGAGCGCTAA
- a CDS encoding 2-oxoacid:acceptor oxidoreductase family protein, which yields MSTHTATPLVTTFATYRNPEIAKYPFCPGCGHSTINDQLNAALVKLQLDPHKVVIVTDIGCVGLSDQYFAAHAFHGLHGRSVAYASGIKLANPELKVIVLMGDGGCGIGGHHLINAARRNVGITVLVFNNLNFGMTGGQHSVTTPHGALTATTRGGNLERPLDICATVGVNGASYVYRGTSFDKDLPERIAEAINVDGFALMDLWELCTAYYVPNNDFSRSDMLGVMSELHMQAGELYRAGYPELASAYRAQYAPTRSKTPFTRKPLAREFTTRLDKPLRVVIAGSAGGKVKSTATVFAQAAIRCGLFATQRDDYPTTVMSGHSLSEIIIAPGEIFYTGIPRPDVLAIISPEGLGQVKAQLAEMGESGTVYVLAELESKVQTRARKIILRPDGKTNRKALAMMAVAAFVKHSRCMPLEALTASVRADQRADVAEESLKAIETGIKLVE from the coding sequence ATGAGCACGCATACCGCCACACCCCTGGTGACGACGTTCGCTACCTACCGCAACCCGGAGATTGCGAAGTACCCGTTTTGTCCTGGCTGCGGGCACAGCACGATCAATGACCAACTCAACGCCGCGCTGGTCAAGCTACAACTGGACCCGCACAAGGTTGTCATCGTGACCGACATCGGCTGCGTTGGCCTGTCGGACCAGTATTTCGCCGCGCACGCCTTCCACGGCTTGCATGGCCGCAGCGTGGCCTACGCGTCGGGCATCAAGCTCGCCAACCCGGAGCTCAAGGTCATCGTGCTCATGGGCGACGGCGGGTGCGGCATCGGCGGCCACCACCTGATCAATGCCGCGCGGCGCAATGTCGGCATCACCGTGCTCGTCTTCAACAACCTGAACTTTGGCATGACCGGCGGCCAGCACTCGGTGACGACGCCGCACGGCGCGCTGACCGCGACGACGCGCGGCGGCAACCTGGAACGGCCGCTCGACATCTGCGCCACCGTCGGCGTCAACGGCGCGTCATACGTCTACCGCGGCACGTCGTTCGACAAAGACCTGCCCGAGCGCATCGCCGAGGCGATCAATGTGGACGGCTTCGCTCTGATGGATCTGTGGGAGCTGTGCACGGCATACTACGTGCCCAACAACGACTTCTCGCGCTCCGATATGCTGGGCGTCATGAGCGAACTGCACATGCAAGCGGGCGAGTTGTACCGCGCCGGCTATCCCGAACTGGCCTCGGCATACCGCGCACAGTACGCGCCGACGCGCAGCAAGACGCCGTTCACACGCAAGCCGCTCGCGCGCGAGTTCACCACCCGGCTCGACAAGCCGCTGCGCGTCGTGATTGCCGGATCGGCGGGCGGCAAAGTGAAGTCGACCGCCACCGTGTTCGCGCAGGCCGCGATCCGTTGCGGGCTGTTCGCCACCCAGCGCGACGACTACCCGACCACCGTGATGAGCGGCCATTCCCTGTCGGAGATCATCATCGCGCCCGGCGAGATCTTCTACACCGGCATCCCGCGTCCTGATGTGCTGGCGATCATCTCGCCGGAAGGACTCGGACAGGTGAAGGCGCAACTGGCCGAGATGGGCGAATCCGGCACGGTCTACGTCCTGGCCGAGCTTGAGTCAAAGGTGCAGACCCGCGCGCGCAAGATCATCCTGCGACCGGACGGCAAGACGAACCGCAAGGCGCTCGCCATGATGGCGGTCGCCGCCTTCGTCAAGCACAGCCGGTGTATGCCGCTGGAGGCGTTGACGGCCAGCGTGCGCGCCGACCAACGGGCGGACGTGGCTGAAGAGAGCCTGAAAGCGATCGAAACCGGTATTAAGCTCGTCGAGTAA
- a CDS encoding pyruvate flavodoxin/ferredoxin oxidoreductase, with amino-acid sequence MYEFIDGAELIARGAIDIGCDFFAGYPITPASPILIHMLRELPKVGGVGIQAEDEIASISMTIGAAMTGARAMTATAGPGISLYSENIGLALMGEVPLVIVDVQRLGPATGGATTVAQGDVQFLRWSTSGGYPVIALCPSDAAECYTLTQHAFNLAERFRTPVFLATDKETVMTQGTLDTDAALKHLTPERRTRTVAAPGSFLPYPLTEPATAPPFAAIGDAQNIVRFTTSTHDERGMLTKKPEKVERLNNHLYEKIRAHAAEIEMVRYDPQDGAETLVVSFGITARSMQEAVADARADGQRVSQLIVQSLWPVPENALRRALAAHRRIVVPELNHGQYRLEIERIAYALDPRPAVSGVNRVDGELIAPRQIQDAL; translated from the coding sequence ATGTACGAGTTTATTGATGGAGCCGAATTGATCGCGCGCGGAGCGATTGATATCGGCTGCGATTTTTTCGCCGGTTACCCCATCACGCCGGCTTCGCCGATCCTGATACACATGCTTCGCGAACTGCCGAAAGTTGGCGGCGTCGGCATCCAGGCGGAAGACGAAATCGCCAGCATCTCCATGACGATCGGCGCGGCCATGACCGGCGCGCGCGCCATGACGGCCACCGCCGGCCCCGGCATCAGTCTCTACTCCGAGAATATCGGCCTCGCCCTCATGGGCGAGGTACCGCTCGTCATCGTCGACGTGCAGCGGCTGGGCCCGGCCACCGGCGGCGCGACCACTGTCGCCCAGGGCGACGTGCAGTTCCTGCGCTGGAGCACGTCCGGCGGTTACCCGGTCATCGCGCTTTGCCCGTCCGATGCGGCGGAGTGCTACACGCTCACGCAGCACGCCTTCAATCTCGCCGAGCGTTTCCGTACACCCGTCTTCCTGGCGACCGACAAAGAAACGGTGATGACGCAGGGCACGCTCGATACGGACGCCGCACTCAAGCACCTGACCCCGGAACGCCGCACCCGCACCGTCGCCGCGCCCGGCAGTTTCTTGCCCTACCCGCTCACCGAGCCGGCAACCGCACCGCCGTTTGCGGCGATCGGCGACGCGCAGAACATCGTCCGCTTTACGACCAGCACACACGACGAACGCGGTATGCTCACCAAGAAGCCGGAAAAGGTCGAGCGGCTCAACAATCATCTTTACGAAAAGATTCGGGCGCATGCCGCCGAGATCGAGATGGTCCGTTATGATCCGCAGGACGGCGCCGAGACGCTGGTGGTATCGTTCGGCATCACCGCGCGCTCCATGCAGGAAGCAGTCGCCGATGCGCGAGCGGACGGCCAGCGCGTCTCGCAACTGATCGTGCAGTCGCTCTGGCCCGTGCCGGAAAACGCGCTGCGCCGCGCACTCGCCGCGCACCGGCGCATCGTCGTGCCGGAATTGAACCACGGCCAGTACCGGCTTGAAATCGAGCGCATTGCCTACGCGCTGGACCCGCGCCCCGCCGTCAGCGGCGTCAACCGTGTCGATGGCGAATTGATCGCGCCGCGCCAGATCCAGGACGCGCTGTAA
- a CDS encoding DUF1616 domain-containing protein: protein MKYLFATLILTASANACVFLPAPLEARVAGALLFVFVLPGSAFVSLLFSRRTRMALAERCVLSAGASVALSVLLFWGIFLTRVPISVFTLAFVSSAFTLILAFMAAWRDQRAPVAARTPGRVDRPFLAVFAVLVVAGAFLLLARLDHGEYLFDEYWIVSSATDLLFGKAAALFALPKGPAQIILAAWFMRLTDSYYEGVLRLPAALCALISVAGFVLFARSRLRPAAVLIAGLLLLSLGMWTGLVRWLQFQGFVLAMGQLGLLCALRAYQRRRQPEARSYWVLCAVLLGAALLGHYFAAFFVPAIGYLFVKAHHRTLRCRSTWLGGLALASFALAVSVPYYVMLLALPVNAREMQEGYLDQRLDLSHAPFNHLNDFFWEQWDYNSALQQAIVLAALAVALFSVYGRMRLRSGTPRVAASLYLACVLLTGLAVVQPDALSVAGTNVSLVPFACFGLFLLWKGVPDAFWGSVALVAFVTFGFTGFFMASPNDHYLAGLPPLLLGAVEGMRLVARGAQARWSAANTRAVRIVVAVLVGVWLVALVSYDALQNIAYLPRKLDAQASDTPALFGQLASPRLISSSFFLVNRGGWRAIAVMYETGAMRGEHNSTDPRIMDFYLNHQWTPATPRPVFFIVAPPEKPGRDRKPVPADLLTTHRLWATITVDGVAQTRIYRLRDGLPDDPRLIAAEGYDATWRSLATLSRLEVYRARQRDDTAFYAISKTLLAEGRVGDAVVFSNPEARRVLDEYYPGTLPYVDPVTQPLPSSVSRVWGVFWGQAASVSEDRLAHIAYPLSARWMANVRLRPFMLSPDVPFAEIRARADDLAMLTGVAPLPETVLPGSWIPVHLRWQVDSPTDRRYKVFIHVADSGGQPVAQADDEPVAGLRPTDTWRAGELIDDRYAIMLPPELRPGSYVVLAGLYDPATSARIPAFRADGSQFPNDAFVLGTVKVTTR, encoded by the coding sequence ATGAAATACCTCTTTGCAACGCTAATCCTGACCGCAAGCGCCAATGCGTGCGTGTTTCTGCCCGCGCCGCTTGAGGCGCGGGTGGCGGGCGCACTGCTGTTCGTCTTTGTGCTTCCTGGCTCTGCATTTGTGAGTCTCCTCTTCTCGCGCAGGACGCGCATGGCGCTGGCCGAGCGTTGCGTGCTTTCCGCGGGCGCCAGCGTCGCGTTATCCGTATTGCTGTTCTGGGGCATTTTCCTCACGCGCGTGCCGATTTCGGTTTTTACGCTGGCTTTTGTTTCAAGCGCCTTCACGCTCATCCTGGCGTTCATGGCGGCATGGCGAGATCAACGCGCGCCCGTCGCGGCGAGAACGCCGGGGCGCGTCGATCGTCCGTTTCTGGCCGTGTTCGCCGTGCTTGTAGTGGCAGGCGCGTTTCTCCTTTTGGCCCGTCTCGACCATGGCGAGTACCTGTTCGATGAGTACTGGATCGTGAGCAGCGCTACCGATCTGCTGTTCGGCAAGGCCGCGGCGCTGTTCGCGCTGCCAAAAGGTCCCGCGCAGATCATACTCGCCGCATGGTTCATGCGGCTGACCGACAGCTATTACGAGGGCGTTCTGCGCCTCCCCGCAGCCTTGTGCGCGCTCATCTCGGTTGCCGGGTTCGTGCTGTTTGCCCGCAGCCGGCTGCGACCGGCCGCCGTCCTCATCGCCGGATTGCTGTTGCTTTCGCTCGGCATGTGGACCGGCCTTGTCCGCTGGTTGCAGTTTCAGGGCTTCGTACTCGCCATGGGCCAGTTGGGGTTGCTGTGCGCGTTGCGGGCGTACCAGCGCCGACGCCAGCCCGAGGCGCGCAGCTACTGGGTGCTCTGTGCCGTGCTGCTGGGGGCGGCGCTGCTCGGCCACTACTTCGCCGCCTTCTTCGTCCCCGCCATTGGCTACCTGTTTGTGAAGGCACACCATCGCACGTTGCGCTGCCGTTCCACATGGCTCGGCGGACTTGCGCTGGCCTCGTTCGCACTCGCCGTGAGCGTGCCCTACTACGTGATGTTGCTGGCGCTGCCCGTCAACGCGCGGGAGATGCAGGAAGGGTACCTTGATCAGCGTCTGGATTTGTCGCATGCCCCATTCAACCACCTGAACGACTTTTTCTGGGAGCAGTGGGACTACAATTCTGCGCTCCAGCAAGCGATTGTTCTGGCGGCGCTCGCGGTTGCCTTGTTCTCGGTGTATGGACGGATGCGCCTTCGATCCGGCACACCGCGCGTTGCGGCATCGCTGTACCTGGCATGCGTACTACTGACCGGGCTGGCTGTCGTCCAACCAGACGCCCTCTCGGTTGCCGGGACAAACGTGAGCCTTGTGCCATTTGCCTGTTTCGGATTGTTTCTGCTTTGGAAGGGGGTACCGGACGCATTCTGGGGCTCCGTCGCGCTCGTTGCGTTTGTCACGTTCGGCTTCACCGGTTTCTTCATGGCCTCGCCGAATGATCACTACCTGGCTGGCCTGCCGCCGCTATTGCTCGGCGCCGTCGAGGGCATGCGTCTTGTCGCACGCGGCGCCCAGGCGCGTTGGTCCGCGGCAAATACGCGGGCCGTGCGGATCGTAGTTGCGGTGCTGGTCGGCGTATGGCTCGTTGCGCTCGTGTCGTACGACGCGCTGCAAAACATCGCCTATCTTCCTCGCAAACTTGACGCGCAGGCGTCGGACACACCGGCGTTGTTTGGCCAGTTGGCATCGCCACGGTTGATCTCGTCGTCGTTCTTCCTGGTAAATCGCGGCGGATGGCGGGCTATCGCCGTGATGTACGAGACGGGGGCGATGCGGGGCGAGCACAACAGCACGGATCCGCGTATTATGGACTTCTACCTCAATCACCAGTGGACTCCGGCAACCCCGCGGCCCGTATTCTTCATTGTCGCTCCTCCGGAAAAACCGGGCCGCGATCGCAAACCCGTGCCCGCCGATCTGCTCACCACGCATCGCCTGTGGGCCACAATCACGGTGGACGGCGTCGCACAGACCCGCATCTACCGCCTGCGCGATGGGCTTCCGGATGATCCGCGATTGATTGCGGCAGAGGGCTATGATGCAACGTGGCGCTCGCTGGCGACACTTAGCCGCCTCGAAGTGTACCGCGCTCGCCAGCGCGATGACACGGCCTTCTATGCGATCAGCAAGACGCTGTTGGCCGAGGGGCGCGTTGGCGACGCCGTTGTGTTTTCCAACCCGGAAGCGCGGCGCGTGCTGGATGAGTACTATCCGGGCACGCTGCCCTATGTGGATCCGGTCACGCAACCACTACCCTCAAGCGTTTCGCGTGTATGGGGCGTCTTCTGGGGACAGGCGGCCAGTGTCAGCGAAGATAGGTTGGCACATATCGCCTATCCCCTCTCAGCGCGATGGATGGCCAACGTGCGACTGCGTCCGTTCATGCTCAGCCCGGACGTGCCATTCGCGGAGATACGGGCGCGCGCAGATGATCTGGCCATGCTAACGGGCGTCGCGCCACTGCCGGAGACTGTATTGCCCGGCAGTTGGATACCGGTGCACCTGCGCTGGCAAGTGGACAGCCCAACCGACCGGCGGTACAAGGTGTTTATCCACGTGGCCGATTCCGGCGGGCAGCCGGTCGCGCAAGCCGACGATGAGCCGGTTGCTGGATTGCGTCCGACCGATACGTGGCGCGCTGGCGAATTGATCGATGATCGCTATGCGATCATGCTGCCGCCGGAGTTGCGGCCTGGATCCTACGTGGTCTTGGCTGGCCTTTACGATCCCGCGACCTCCGCGCGCATACCGGCGTTCCGTGCCGATGGCAGCCAGTTCCCCAACGATGCATTCGTGTTGGGCACCGTGAAGGTCACAACACGCTGA